The proteins below are encoded in one region of uncultured Eubacteriales bacterium:
- the gpmI gene encoding phosphoglycero mutase III, cofactor-independent (Evidence 2a : Function of homologous gene experimentally demonstrated in an other organism; Product type e : enzyme), translating to MSKTPTTLIIMDGFGLGPAGPGNAVANAHKPVLDKLFAENPGCKLSASGLDVGLPEGQMGNSEVGHTNIGAGRVVFQDLPRITKSISDGDFFENPEYVRAMDSAKEKGTALHVMGLMSDGGVHSHIDHILAILEMAKRRGLPEVYVHAFLDGRDTPPTSGKGFVERLAAKCAELGNAKVGVISGRFYAMDRDKRWERLVRAYDALVLGEAPFEADPVKAVQSSYEKGITDEFVEPVICCKEATIGPDDSVIFMNFRPDRAREITRSLVDPDFDGFERKKGFFPLTYVCTTSYDATMPNVTAAYTKQKLDNIFGEYISRLGLTQLRIAETEKYAHVTFFFNGGQEAVFEGEDRALIASPKVATYDLKPDMSAREVTDEAVKRIESGNYDVVILNFANCDMVGHTGVFEAAVAAVETVDECVGRVVEATRNMGGVALLTADHGNAERMLESDGVSPYTAHTTNLVPFYIVGANVKLRDGKLADIAPTMLDLMGLAKPAEMDGQTLIEK from the coding sequence ATGAGTAAAACTCCTACCACATTGATCATCATGGACGGTTTCGGCCTGGGCCCCGCAGGGCCGGGCAATGCCGTCGCTAACGCACACAAGCCCGTTCTGGACAAGCTCTTTGCCGAGAATCCCGGCTGTAAGCTGTCCGCCTCCGGGCTGGATGTGGGCCTGCCCGAAGGGCAGATGGGCAACTCCGAGGTGGGCCACACCAATATCGGCGCGGGCCGCGTGGTCTTCCAGGACCTGCCCCGTATCACCAAGTCCATCTCTGACGGGGATTTCTTCGAGAATCCCGAGTATGTCCGCGCCATGGACAGCGCCAAGGAAAAGGGCACAGCCCTGCACGTCATGGGTCTTATGTCCGACGGCGGCGTCCACTCCCATATCGACCATATCCTCGCCATCCTGGAGATGGCAAAGCGGCGGGGCCTCCCTGAGGTCTACGTGCACGCCTTCCTGGATGGGCGCGATACGCCTCCCACCTCGGGCAAGGGCTTTGTGGAGCGCCTGGCTGCCAAGTGCGCTGAGCTGGGCAACGCTAAGGTTGGCGTGATCTCCGGCCGGTTCTACGCAATGGACCGCGACAAGCGCTGGGAGCGGCTGGTCCGCGCCTATGACGCGCTGGTTCTGGGCGAGGCCCCCTTTGAAGCCGATCCCGTCAAGGCAGTGCAGAGCTCCTATGAAAAGGGGATTACCGACGAGTTTGTGGAGCCGGTGATCTGCTGCAAGGAGGCGACCATTGGCCCCGACGACAGCGTCATCTTTATGAACTTCCGCCCTGACCGGGCCCGGGAGATTACCCGCAGTCTGGTGGACCCCGACTTCGACGGGTTCGAGCGGAAGAAGGGGTTCTTCCCCCTGACCTATGTCTGCACCACGTCTTACGACGCCACCATGCCCAACGTAACCGCGGCCTACACGAAGCAGAAACTGGACAACATCTTTGGTGAGTATATTTCCCGCCTGGGACTTACCCAACTGCGTATCGCGGAGACCGAGAAGTACGCCCACGTGACGTTCTTCTTTAACGGCGGTCAGGAGGCTGTCTTCGAAGGGGAGGACCGGGCCCTTATCGCCTCTCCCAAGGTGGCCACCTATGACCTGAAACCCGACATGAGCGCCCGCGAGGTCACCGACGAGGCCGTCAAGCGCATCGAGAGCGGCAACTACGACGTGGTTATCCTCAACTTCGCCAACTGCGACATGGTGGGCCATACCGGCGTGTTCGAGGCTGCCGTCGCCGCCGTAGAGACGGTGGACGAGTGTGTTGGACGCGTGGTGGAGGCTACCCGCAACATGGGCGGTGTGGCTCTGCTCACCGCTGACCACGGCAACGCCGAGCGCATGCTGGAGAGCGACGGCGTGAGCCCCTATACCGCTCATACAACTAATCTTGTGCCCTTCTATATCGTTGGCGCTAACGTCAAGCTCCGGGATGGCAAGCTGGCCGATATCGCGCCCACCATGCTGGACCTGATGGGCCTCGCCAAGCCCGCTGAGATGGATGGGCAGACCCTGATTGAGAAGTAA
- the tpiA gene encoding Triosephosphate isomerase yields the protein MNRRYRKTIIAGNWKMNKTLSETRAFAEELKPLIGKPKWCEVVLCVPYVNIPAAVRLFKESRIAIGAENCHYEATGAYTGEVSAEMLKELGVKYVIIGHSERRQYFNETDFTVNKKVLAALEAGLYPIVCVGESLEQRELDVTMELIAYQVKCALAGVPADKMRHVVIAYEPIWAIGTGKTATSEQAGEVCEAIRAVVRKLYGARVARAVTIQYGGSMNAKNASELLAQPDVDGGLIGGASLKPADFTTIINAANQE from the coding sequence ATGAATCGCCGTTACCGTAAGACTATCATCGCCGGCAACTGGAAGATGAACAAGACCCTCTCCGAGACCCGCGCCTTTGCCGAAGAGCTTAAGCCCCTCATCGGCAAGCCGAAGTGGTGTGAGGTTGTACTCTGCGTGCCCTACGTGAATATCCCCGCTGCCGTGCGCCTCTTTAAGGAGAGCCGCATTGCCATTGGTGCGGAAAACTGCCACTACGAGGCCACCGGAGCCTACACCGGCGAGGTCTCCGCCGAGATGCTCAAGGAGCTGGGCGTGAAATATGTCATCATCGGCCATTCCGAGCGCCGCCAGTATTTTAATGAGACCGACTTCACCGTCAACAAGAAGGTTCTCGCCGCTCTGGAGGCTGGGCTTTATCCCATCGTCTGCGTGGGCGAAAGCCTCGAGCAGCGTGAGCTGGACGTGACTATGGAGCTCATCGCCTATCAGGTGAAATGCGCCCTGGCGGGTGTGCCTGCCGATAAGATGCGCCACGTAGTTATCGCCTACGAACCTATCTGGGCCATCGGCACGGGCAAGACCGCCACGAGCGAGCAGGCCGGCGAGGTCTGCGAGGCGATCCGCGCAGTGGTGCGCAAGCTGTACGGCGCCCGCGTGGCCCGCGCCGTCACCATCCAGTACGGTGGCTCCATGAATGCCAAAAATGCCTCGGAGCTCTTGGCGCAGCCCGACGTGGACGGCGGCCTTATCGGCGGCGCAAGCTTGAAACCCGCGGACTTTACCACAATTATCAATGCAGCCAATCAGGAATAA
- the aroF gene encoding Phospho-2-dehydro-3-deoxyheptonate aldolase, with product MVVILKPDFTPEQMEDAIHSMEAGGVKVMISKGSETTILGAEGDTAKLDEELLSQLPGVERVMRVSEPFKKANRKFHPDDTVVDIGRGVLVGGNRVAIIAGPCSVESEVQITGVARDVKASGALALRGGAYKPRTSPYAFQGMGTQGIDLLMEAREDTGLPIVTELMSADQLPLFEECVDVIQIGARNMQNFDLLKKLGKTQKPILLKRGLSSTIEEWIMSAEYILAGGNPNVILCERGIRTFETYTRNTLDLSAVLAAKRMCHLPVLVDPSHACGKAWMVERMSLAAIAAGADGLIVEVHNDPKNALCDGAQSITPKDFDSLMGKIGAVAACVGRRI from the coding sequence ATGGTAGTAATCTTAAAGCCTGATTTTACCCCTGAGCAGATGGAGGATGCCATACACAGCATGGAGGCGGGCGGCGTCAAGGTTATGATCTCCAAGGGCAGCGAGACCACCATCCTTGGCGCGGAGGGCGACACCGCGAAGCTGGACGAGGAGCTTCTCTCCCAGCTCCCCGGTGTAGAGCGGGTCATGCGGGTAAGCGAGCCCTTTAAGAAAGCCAACCGCAAGTTTCACCCGGACGACACGGTGGTGGACATCGGCCGGGGCGTGCTCGTCGGTGGCAACCGGGTAGCCATAATAGCTGGCCCCTGCTCGGTAGAGAGCGAGGTACAGATCACCGGCGTGGCCCGTGACGTGAAGGCCTCCGGAGCGCTGGCCCTCCGGGGCGGCGCGTACAAGCCGCGCACCTCCCCCTACGCATTCCAGGGCATGGGCACCCAGGGCATCGACCTCCTGATGGAGGCCCGTGAGGACACCGGCCTGCCCATCGTCACCGAGCTAATGAGCGCTGACCAGCTTCCCCTTTTCGAGGAGTGCGTGGACGTGATCCAAATCGGAGCCCGGAACATGCAGAACTTCGACCTCCTTAAAAAGCTGGGCAAGACACAAAAACCCATTCTTCTCAAGCGGGGGCTCTCCTCCACCATCGAGGAGTGGATCATGTCTGCCGAGTACATTTTGGCCGGCGGCAACCCCAACGTCATCCTCTGCGAGCGGGGCATCCGTACCTTCGAGACCTACACCCGCAACACACTTGACCTCTCCGCCGTCTTGGCCGCCAAGCGGATGTGCCATCTGCCCGTGCTGGTGGACCCCTCCCACGCCTGCGGCAAGGCTTGGATGGTGGAGCGGATGAGTCTGGCCGCCATCGCCGCCGGGGCCGACGGCCTGATTGTAGAGGTCCACAACGACCCCAAGAACGCCCTGTGCGACGGGGCTCAGTCCATCACCCCCAAGGACTTCGACAGCCTTATGGGCAAGATCGGCGCTGTGGCCGCCTGCGTTGGAAGAAGGATTTAA
- a CDS encoding hypothetical protein (Evidence 5 : No homology to any previously reported sequences), which yields MMTCQYVKIKLAQMNCTFVRILKFYRKSKLKNLKIYLHFSFLFYIFYIFQVILFARGDGSNAALPYGEPKNRAAQNRASPKAGPVFA from the coding sequence GTGATGACCTGCCAATATGTAAAAATCAAATTGGCGCAGATGAACTGCACCTTTGTTAGAATACTCAAATTTTACAGGAAAAGCAAGTTGAAAAATCTGAAAATTTACTTACATTTTTCTTTTCTCTTTTATATATTTTACATTTTCCAAGTGATTTTATTCGCACGAGGAGACGGCTCAAACGCCGCCCTGCCCTACGGGGAGCCGAAGAACCGGGCAGCACAAAACCGGGCCAGCCCTAAGGCTGGCCCGGTTTTTGCATAG
- a CDS encoding conserved hypothetical protein (Evidence 4 : Homologs of previously reported genes of unknown function) has protein sequence MEPAAGGGAGAGDVSRVLGNFRFYEHNVQHFQTIPLSQQIVLYRKDGEISITNPSKMR, from the coding sequence ATGGAGCCGGCTGCGGGTGGCGGCGCAGGTGCGGGCGATGTTTCCCGTGTTTTGGGGAATTTCAGGTTCTACGAGCACAATGTTCAGCATTTTCAGACAATTCCCCTCTCACAGCAGATTGTATTGTATCGCAAAGATGGAGAGATTTCAATAACAAATCCATCGAAAATGCGATAA
- the eno gene encoding enolase (Evidence 2a : Function of homologous gene experimentally demonstrated in an other organism; PubMedId : 3514618, 410789, 4942326, 775311, 8610017, 9298646, 9600841; Product type e : enzyme), producing MKQIIEILDVIGREILDSRGNPTVEVEVYLDDGVVGRASVPSGASTGIYEACELRDGDKSRYLGKGVLKAVSNVNTEIADCLIGMNVLDQPAIDKALIDLDGTANKERLGANAILGASLACAKAAAESLGTSLYNYIGGVNAKVLPVPMMNILNGGAHATNNVDIQEFMVMPVGAPSWREALRMCAEVFHTLKSVLKENGTPAAGVGDEGGYAPNLKKDEDALKCIVAAIEKAGYKPGEDFMIAMDAAVSDWYNKEDGTYTLPKAGKTMTRAQMVSMWKKFADNYPIISMEDCMGEDDWEGWGMLTKALGDRVQLVGDDLFVTNAQRVQKGLDLHVANSVLIKVNQIGTLTETLDTIQKANRAGYTAVVSHRSGETEDATIADIVVGMNAGQIKTGAPSRTDRVAKYNQLLRIEEELGEVAQYLGRDAFFNLKK from the coding sequence ATGAAGCAGATTATTGAGATCCTGGACGTTATTGGTCGTGAGATTCTGGACTCCCGCGGCAATCCCACCGTTGAGGTGGAGGTCTATCTGGATGACGGCGTGGTTGGCCGTGCCAGCGTGCCCTCCGGCGCGTCTACCGGCATCTATGAGGCCTGTGAGCTGCGCGACGGCGACAAGAGCCGTTACTTGGGCAAGGGCGTGCTCAAGGCCGTCTCCAACGTGAACACCGAGATCGCCGACTGCCTGATCGGCATGAACGTGCTGGACCAGCCCGCCATCGACAAGGCTCTCATTGACCTGGACGGCACTGCCAACAAGGAGCGCCTGGGCGCCAACGCCATCCTGGGTGCGAGCCTTGCCTGCGCCAAGGCCGCGGCCGAGAGCCTGGGCACCAGCCTCTATAACTATATCGGCGGCGTTAACGCCAAGGTTCTGCCCGTGCCCATGATGAATATTCTCAATGGCGGCGCCCACGCCACCAACAACGTGGACATCCAGGAGTTTATGGTCATGCCTGTGGGCGCACCCTCCTGGCGGGAGGCTCTGCGTATGTGCGCGGAGGTCTTCCACACTCTGAAGAGCGTGCTCAAGGAGAATGGCACCCCCGCCGCCGGCGTGGGTGACGAGGGTGGTTATGCCCCCAACCTGAAGAAGGACGAGGACGCCCTAAAGTGCATCGTGGCCGCCATCGAGAAGGCTGGCTATAAGCCCGGCGAGGACTTTATGATCGCCATGGACGCCGCCGTGTCCGACTGGTACAACAAGGAGGACGGCACCTACACCCTCCCCAAGGCGGGCAAGACCATGACCCGTGCTCAGATGGTCTCCATGTGGAAGAAGTTTGCCGACAACTACCCCATCATCTCCATGGAGGACTGCATGGGCGAGGACGACTGGGAGGGCTGGGGCATGCTCACCAAGGCCCTGGGGGACCGTGTCCAGCTCGTAGGCGACGACCTCTTCGTCACCAATGCTCAGCGTGTGCAGAAGGGCCTCGACCTGCATGTTGCTAACTCCGTGCTCATCAAGGTCAACCAGATCGGAACCCTCACCGAGACCCTGGACACCATCCAGAAGGCCAACCGCGCGGGCTATACCGCCGTGGTCTCCCACCGCTCCGGCGAGACCGAGGACGCCACCATCGCCGACATCGTTGTGGGCATGAACGCCGGCCAGATCAAGACCGGCGCCCCCAGCCGCACCGACCGCGTGGCGAAGTACAACCAGCTCCTCCGCATCGAAGAGGAGTTGGGCGAAGTGGCACAGTACCTGGGCCGCGACGCGTTTTTCAACCTGAAGAAGTAA
- a CDS encoding putative tRNA (cytidine(34)-2'-O)-methyltransferase (Evidence 3 : Function proposed based on presence of conserved amino acid motif, structural feature or limited homology) has protein sequence MLNIVLVEPEIPQNTGNIARTCAATRSRLHLVKPLGFDVSERSVKRAGLDYWHMVDVTVYENLDDLFARTGAMDIWLATTKAPRSYAEARFNPDCWLFFGKETAGLPQEFRARHQDRCVRIPMREDARSLNLANSVAIVTYEALRQLDFPGLSGEGEMAKQGMAT, from the coding sequence ATGCTGAACATTGTGCTCGTAGAACCTGAAATTCCCCAAAACACGGGAAACATCGCCCGCACCTGCGCCGCCACCCGCAGCCGGCTCCATCTGGTGAAACCGTTAGGCTTCGACGTCTCGGAGCGCTCGGTTAAGCGGGCAGGGCTGGACTACTGGCATATGGTGGACGTGACCGTCTACGAAAACCTGGATGACCTCTTCGCCCGGACGGGCGCGATGGATATCTGGCTTGCCACCACAAAAGCGCCCCGCTCTTACGCGGAGGCCCGGTTCAACCCGGACTGCTGGCTCTTCTTCGGTAAGGAGACGGCGGGGCTGCCGCAGGAATTCCGCGCGCGGCACCAGGATCGCTGCGTCCGCATCCCCATGCGTGAGGACGCGCGCAGCCTCAATTTAGCGAACTCCGTTGCCATCGTGACCTACGAAGCCTTGCGCCAGCTCGACTTTCCCGGTCTGTCCGGGGAGGGGGAGATGGCAAAGCAGGGGATGGCGACCTAG
- a CDS encoding Prephenate dehydrogenase — MNAMPKTIAVVGLGLIGASLALALEGFEEYEIVGVDVSEPTLRYAREHGVGNAVTAHALEVVPWADVTVLCLHPQGIVRFLEEYKDSFKPGSLVTDVCGVKSAIMEAAEVLPEGVDFIGCHPMAGTEFSGIEHAFAEMFEKSHLILTPRPSSRKEHLDLMERLGAYIGCKDVVRTTPEQHDAILAYTSQMMHIIALSVCDDPSLFTCRGFEGSSFRGCTRVAALDVSLWTQLFSMNAPSLVTALDRLEENLHAYREVIASGDRAALSEKLASSAGRKRQMDLPGPDILSIG, encoded by the coding sequence GTGAATGCAATGCCTAAAACTATCGCCGTCGTCGGCCTGGGGCTGATTGGCGCTTCCCTGGCCCTGGCCCTCGAGGGGTTCGAGGAGTATGAGATCGTGGGCGTAGACGTGTCCGAACCCACCCTGCGCTATGCCCGGGAGCATGGAGTGGGGAACGCCGTCACGGCCCACGCGCTGGAGGTGGTGCCCTGGGCCGATGTGACGGTCCTGTGCCTCCACCCCCAGGGTATCGTCCGTTTCCTGGAGGAATACAAGGACTCCTTCAAGCCCGGCAGTTTGGTCACCGACGTGTGTGGCGTCAAGTCCGCCATCATGGAGGCCGCCGAGGTGCTGCCCGAGGGCGTGGACTTCATTGGTTGCCATCCCATGGCGGGTACCGAGTTCTCCGGCATCGAGCACGCCTTTGCCGAGATGTTCGAGAAATCCCACCTGATTTTGACCCCCCGGCCTTCCAGCCGGAAGGAGCATCTGGACCTCATGGAACGCCTGGGGGCCTATATCGGCTGCAAGGACGTGGTGCGCACCACCCCCGAGCAGCACGACGCGATTTTGGCTTACACCAGCCAGATGATGCACATTATCGCCCTGTCGGTCTGCGACGACCCCAGTCTCTTTACTTGCCGGGGCTTTGAGGGCAGCTCCTTCCGGGGCTGCACCCGTGTGGCGGCGCTGGACGTGTCCCTCTGGACCCAGCTCTTCTCCATGAACGCCCCGTCCCTTGTCACCGCGCTGGATCGGCTGGAGGAAAACCTACATGCCTACCGGGAGGTCATCGCCTCCGGCGACCGCGCCGCCCTCTCGGAGAAACTGGCCTCCTCCGCCGGGCGCAAGCGCCAGATGGACCTGCCGGGGCCGGATATTTTAAGTATTGGATGA
- the pgk gene encoding Phosphoglycerate kinase, with translation MNYNKKTVKDVDVKGKKVLLRCDFNVPQDKATGAITDDKRIVAALPTIQYLLDQGAAVIACSHLGKPKEGPDPKLSLAPVAKRLSELLGKEVIMAADVVGPDATAKAAALKPGEILLLENTRFEKGETKNDPALAKAMAGLAEVYVSDAFGAVHRAHASTAGVADYLPAVSGFLIQKELEIIGGALANPKRPLVAILGGSKVSSKIGVINNLLEIADTIIIGGGMAYTFSAAKGGKVGDSLLEADWQDYANEMVEKAAAKGVKLLLPVDTVIADAFAPDANSKVVATGEIPDGWQGLDIGPETIKIYCDAVKDAGTVIWNGPMGVFEFAKFAEGTKAIAEALSNTSAITIIGGGDSAAAVQQLGYADKMTHISTGGGASLEFMEGKELPGVACLLDA, from the coding sequence ATGAACTATAACAAGAAGACCGTAAAGGACGTCGATGTGAAGGGCAAGAAAGTCCTCCTCCGCTGCGATTTCAACGTGCCCCAGGACAAGGCCACCGGTGCCATCACCGACGATAAGCGCATCGTCGCCGCCCTCCCCACGATCCAGTACCTACTGGACCAGGGCGCTGCCGTCATCGCATGCTCCCATCTGGGCAAGCCCAAGGAGGGACCTGACCCCAAGCTCAGCTTGGCTCCCGTCGCTAAGCGCCTGAGCGAACTGCTTGGGAAAGAGGTCATCATGGCTGCCGACGTGGTGGGCCCCGACGCCACCGCCAAGGCTGCCGCCCTGAAGCCCGGCGAGATTCTGCTCCTGGAGAACACCCGCTTTGAGAAGGGCGAGACCAAGAACGACCCCGCCCTTGCCAAGGCCATGGCCGGCCTGGCAGAGGTCTACGTGTCCGACGCATTCGGCGCTGTCCACCGCGCCCACGCCTCCACCGCCGGCGTGGCAGACTATCTGCCTGCCGTGTCCGGTTTCCTGATCCAGAAGGAGCTGGAGATTATCGGCGGGGCCCTCGCTAACCCCAAGCGTCCCTTGGTAGCCATCCTGGGCGGGAGCAAGGTCTCCTCCAAGATCGGAGTCATCAATAACCTCCTGGAGATCGCCGACACCATCATCATCGGCGGCGGCATGGCATACACCTTCTCCGCCGCCAAGGGCGGTAAGGTGGGCGACTCCCTCCTGGAGGCCGACTGGCAGGACTACGCCAACGAGATGGTGGAGAAGGCCGCGGCTAAGGGCGTGAAGCTCCTTCTGCCTGTTGACACTGTGATTGCCGACGCCTTTGCCCCCGACGCCAACAGCAAGGTGGTCGCCACCGGTGAGATTCCCGACGGCTGGCAGGGCCTGGACATCGGGCCCGAGACCATCAAGATTTACTGCGATGCCGTGAAGGACGCGGGCACCGTCATCTGGAACGGGCCTATGGGCGTGTTTGAGTTCGCCAAGTTTGCCGAGGGCACCAAGGCCATCGCCGAGGCCTTGAGCAACACCAGCGCCATCACCATCATCGGCGGCGGCGACAGCGCGGCTGCCGTGCAGCAGCTCGGCTATGCCGATAAGATGACCCACATCTCCACCGGCGGCGGCGCAAGCCTTGAGTTCATGGAGGGCAAGGAGCTGCCCGGCGTGGCCTGCCTGCTGGACGCGTAA
- a CDS encoding Arylsulfatase, with amino-acid sequence MELVGPLKLKEKLNIKRGILPLGERPGRILSRVMWALGPVAGFVMVEYLNYNTWRSFSALQLMLNLAFYYIIAGVIYLLVGRRNLSCGISTTLFWAIGMANHYVISFRGRTIFPGDLLGIQTALNVSGNYSYALDTRQAITLAGLAVFLLLLILMPAQKGRTKLKLRSALPFSLAGAAFLAVFFGTSFLSWVGIQPSMWTTIGNGFVLNFSVCLKYSSAQEPDGYSQEALSTIQSSVEKNGDSASGAGTASTQPVNVIAIMNESFADLSTVGNFPVTKDYLPFWRSLTENTVRGYAYSSVFGGTTANSEFEFLTGNSTAFTPAGTVPYQMYVKDGAASLVAQMNALGYTSIAAHPYLSSGWNRPAVYADFGFSQVLFQDNFQGVERYRNYITDQSNYENLIRLYEEKEEGEKLFLFNVTMQNHSGYDVPWTTLPREVKLSGSLSGRYPSVDQYLSLIYQSDKSFEYLVNYFSQVEEPTIILMFGDHQPQVSSGFYNRLLGANPDLEELQKKYKVPFLLWANYDIEERDGVETSLNYLSTILMETANLPLTEYQQFLSKLQETVPALNANGYMDTQGKWHERVSDLDADAQAALIEYQMLQYNELFENREDRLEDFFFLPGKEPGDS; translated from the coding sequence ATGGAACTGGTCGGTCCTCTTAAGCTCAAAGAAAAACTAAATATAAAACGTGGTATCCTCCCCCTGGGGGAGAGACCGGGGCGTATACTCTCCCGTGTGATGTGGGCCTTGGGTCCGGTAGCGGGCTTTGTGATGGTGGAGTACTTAAACTATAATACCTGGCGCAGCTTTTCCGCCCTTCAGCTTATGCTGAACCTCGCCTTTTACTACATCATCGCCGGAGTGATTTATCTGCTGGTCGGCCGGAGGAACCTCTCCTGCGGTATCTCTACCACCCTCTTCTGGGCCATCGGCATGGCGAATCACTACGTCATTTCCTTCCGGGGCAGGACTATTTTCCCCGGAGACCTGCTGGGCATCCAGACCGCCCTCAACGTCTCCGGAAACTACAGTTACGCTTTGGATACCAGACAGGCAATCACCCTGGCGGGACTGGCGGTATTCCTCCTGCTCCTAATTCTGATGCCCGCCCAGAAGGGGCGGACGAAGCTGAAACTTCGCTCCGCCCTCCCGTTTTCCCTGGCGGGAGCGGCGTTCCTGGCGGTATTTTTCGGCACGAGTTTCCTCTCCTGGGTAGGCATCCAGCCGTCTATGTGGACCACCATCGGCAACGGTTTTGTGCTCAATTTCTCGGTCTGTCTCAAATACAGCTCTGCGCAGGAGCCGGACGGATACTCTCAGGAGGCGCTGAGCACGATCCAGTCCTCTGTTGAGAAGAACGGGGATTCTGCCTCCGGGGCAGGGACAGCGAGCACCCAGCCGGTCAATGTCATTGCCATCATGAATGAATCTTTTGCCGATCTGAGCACCGTGGGGAATTTTCCGGTCACCAAGGACTATCTGCCCTTCTGGCGATCCCTCACCGAGAACACGGTGCGGGGGTACGCCTATTCTTCGGTCTTCGGCGGAACCACTGCCAACTCCGAGTTTGAGTTTCTCACCGGTAACTCCACCGCATTTACTCCGGCGGGCACAGTGCCCTATCAGATGTACGTAAAGGATGGGGCGGCCTCGCTGGTGGCCCAGATGAATGCCCTGGGGTATACCTCCATCGCCGCCCATCCCTACCTCTCCTCCGGCTGGAACCGACCGGCGGTGTACGCCGACTTCGGCTTTTCCCAGGTGCTCTTTCAGGACAATTTTCAGGGCGTGGAGCGCTACCGCAACTACATCACCGACCAGTCCAATTACGAGAACCTGATCCGGCTTTACGAGGAAAAGGAGGAGGGGGAAAAGCTCTTTCTCTTCAACGTGACCATGCAGAATCACAGCGGGTACGACGTACCCTGGACCACGCTGCCTCGGGAGGTCAAGCTGTCCGGCAGCCTGTCCGGGCGCTACCCCAGCGTGGACCAGTACCTCTCCCTCATCTACCAGAGCGACAAGTCTTTTGAGTACCTGGTGAACTACTTCTCCCAGGTGGAGGAGCCCACCATTATCCTTATGTTCGGAGACCACCAGCCCCAGGTATCCAGCGGTTTCTATAATCGCCTCCTTGGCGCGAATCCAGATCTGGAGGAGCTGCAGAAGAAATATAAGGTTCCCTTTCTCCTCTGGGCCAATTACGACATAGAGGAGCGCGACGGGGTGGAGACTTCTCTTAATTACCTCTCCACCATCCTGATGGAGACGGCGAACCTCCCCCTCACGGAGTATCAGCAATTTCTGAGCAAGCTCCAGGAGACGGTGCCGGCCCTCAACGCCAATGGCTACATGGATACCCAGGGGAAGTGGCACGAGCGCGTTTCCGACTTGGATGCCGACGCTCAGGCAGCCCTGATTGAGTACCAGATGCTCCAGTATAATGAGCTCTTCGAGAACCGGGAAGACCGGTTGGAGGACTTCTTCTTTTTACCCGGCAAAGAGCCCGGCGATTCCTGA